In Hymenobacter sublimis, a single genomic region encodes these proteins:
- a CDS encoding sensor histidine kinase: MTDDPQRHAALARENEELRQQLLEAEELITAIRTGAVDALAVQSSDGPRIFTLQSADQSYRTLIEQMNEGALLLSQDATILYGNASLASLLGLGLEEVIGSSFEGFVPLQFEPYWAALIQKGWAGKSKGEMPLQTRSGLLQPFSLSMNVLEFNELPVLAVIITDLSAQREITDIRAQVVEQNALLARKNEELRQQQAAQDVITRAAAEASRMLEGIPQIAWTADSQGQNTYLNRQWFYYTGHTTGPETGSSIQSRIHPADLPTAQARWRNSLHTGHALEVECRIKGRDGAYRWMLGRALPSRNEEGEIMQWIGTYTDIHEHKLAQERIDQAQRELQENNERLTRVNVDLDNFIYTASHDLKDPINNIEGLLHALLPELSTTPHNEAQVQLLLQMMQGSVDRFKRTIEHLTEVTKLQKENDQPVAIIELATLIQDVSMDLAPLLHAAGGQLEVAVSSCPRISFTEKNLRSIVYNLLSNAFKYRSPDRLAQVSIRSWQEGSYQVLEVRDNGLGLKESNNQKLFSMFQRFHDHVDGSGIGLYMVKKIMENAGGRIEVQSEVGVGSTFSVYFKQ, encoded by the coding sequence ATGACTGACGACCCACAACGCCACGCTGCCCTTGCCCGCGAAAACGAGGAATTGCGGCAGCAACTGCTGGAAGCCGAGGAGCTGATTACCGCCATCCGCACGGGTGCCGTAGACGCGCTGGCCGTGCAGAGTTCCGACGGGCCACGCATTTTCACGCTGCAAAGCGCTGACCAGAGCTACCGCACCCTGATTGAGCAAATGAACGAAGGCGCCCTGCTGCTCAGCCAGGATGCCACCATTCTTTACGGCAATGCCAGCCTAGCCAGCCTGCTCGGGCTGGGCCTGGAGGAAGTAATTGGTAGCTCTTTTGAGGGTTTTGTTCCGCTTCAGTTTGAGCCGTATTGGGCCGCGCTGATTCAGAAGGGGTGGGCGGGCAAGAGTAAGGGCGAGATGCCTCTGCAAACCAGATCCGGCCTGCTGCAGCCCTTCTCCCTGTCAATGAACGTGCTGGAGTTCAACGAGCTGCCGGTGCTGGCCGTCATCATTACCGACTTATCGGCCCAACGGGAAATTACCGATATCCGGGCGCAGGTAGTGGAGCAGAATGCCCTATTGGCGCGCAAAAACGAAGAACTGCGGCAGCAGCAGGCCGCCCAGGATGTCATAACCCGGGCTGCCGCCGAGGCCAGCCGGATGCTAGAGGGTATTCCGCAAATAGCCTGGACGGCTGATTCCCAGGGCCAAAACACCTACCTGAACCGTCAGTGGTTTTACTACACGGGCCACACTACCGGGCCGGAAACGGGTAGCTCCATTCAGTCCCGCATTCACCCCGCCGATTTGCCCACGGCCCAGGCCCGGTGGCGCAACAGTCTGCACACCGGCCACGCCCTAGAAGTGGAATGCCGGATTAAGGGCCGGGACGGTGCCTACCGCTGGATGCTGGGCCGGGCCTTACCCTCCCGCAATGAGGAAGGCGAAATCATGCAGTGGATTGGCACCTACACCGACATCCACGAGCACAAGCTAGCCCAGGAACGCATCGATCAGGCTCAGCGGGAGCTGCAGGAAAACAACGAGCGGCTCACCCGCGTCAACGTAGACCTGGATAACTTCATCTACACGGCCTCGCATGACCTGAAGGACCCAATTAATAATATTGAGGGGCTGCTGCACGCCTTGTTACCGGAACTAAGCACTACCCCCCACAATGAGGCGCAAGTGCAGTTGCTCCTGCAAATGATGCAGGGTTCAGTGGACCGGTTCAAGCGCACCATTGAGCACCTGACGGAGGTTACCAAGCTGCAAAAGGAAAATGACCAGCCCGTGGCCATTATTGAGCTGGCTACTCTAATCCAGGACGTGAGCATGGACTTGGCGCCCTTGCTGCACGCGGCCGGCGGCCAGCTGGAAGTGGCCGTGAGTAGCTGTCCGCGCATTTCGTTTACGGAAAAAAATCTGCGCAGCATCGTGTACAACCTGCTCAGCAACGCCTTCAAGTACCGCTCCCCCGACCGGCTCGCCCAGGTAAGCATCCGCAGTTGGCAGGAGGGAAGCTACCAGGTGCTGGAAGTGCGCGACAACGGTCTGGGCCTGAAGGAGTCAAACAACCAGAAGCTCTTTTCCATGTTCCAGCGCTTTCACGACCACGTGGATGGTAGCGGCATTGGCCTGTACATGGTCAAGAAAATTATGGAAAATGCGGGCGGCCGCATCGAGGTTCAGAGTGAGGTAGGCGTGGGCTCCACCTTCTCAGTGTATTTCAAGCAGTAA
- a CDS encoding BLUF domain-containing protein, whose protein sequence is MYHLVYQSAATTPMREDELAVLLTQSRTWNQAHDLTGLLLYSDGSIMQVLEGTEEEVRYIFRRIEVDQRHFGVTKLSDGPIQGRNFSQWSMGFRTVNPAAFQRLVGYNNPENGSHLANYSENGNVSLHDLLSSFITQDEVYR, encoded by the coding sequence TTGTATCATCTTGTTTATCAAAGTGCGGCCACTACTCCCATGCGCGAGGACGAGCTAGCCGTGTTGCTGACCCAGTCCCGGACCTGGAACCAGGCCCACGACCTAACCGGCCTGCTGCTTTACAGCGACGGCAGCATCATGCAGGTTCTGGAAGGTACTGAGGAAGAAGTACGCTACATTTTTCGCCGTATTGAGGTGGACCAGCGGCACTTTGGCGTTACGAAGCTCTCCGACGGCCCGATTCAGGGACGCAATTTTTCGCAGTGGTCCATGGGCTTCCGGACGGTTAATCCGGCGGCATTTCAGCGGCTGGTAGGCTACAATAACCCGGAAAATGGCAGCCATCTTGCCAACTACTCCGAGAACGGCAACGTCTCCCTGCACGACTTGCTCTCGTCCTTCATCACCCAGGACGAAGTGTATCGGTAG